The genomic stretch GAAAATAGTATTATCGATCTAAATCCAAACCGTAAattgaagatatgatttgaCAATTAGAGGATCAAGTATAAATTGAACCGAGATATATTTGGGAGaccaaatataaaaattaataactaaaccTCATTTTACTTTTGATATAAAGTTCTGATTTGCAAATTCAAATGGTGAAAAACTCTTTTTAGTATAATTTGGGTTGCCTAGCTAGCATGTGCatggaaaataataaatacattaaacAATATTCATTTTCAAAACTTGATTTATAAGATTGCCTAAGATAATCATggatgatatatatatatatatatatatatatatatatatatatagttgggTGCAAGCTCAATGATATTTGGTTTATGAGCATAACgtaatatacattttttttcaaagataaaAATAGGGTATATTTCATTCAATTTAGTAAATGAAATACAGAATTTATGTCAGGACAAAAATCATAAATGATGGAATTTCCCAAATAAATcatatttaaaaagaaatttaatagtaaaaaatagaaaaaaaattgtaaaaagtgaaagtagATTTCTTTTCAAAGAATAGAACTTGTAAACTAACTCAATAAAAAACTACATAGAGGCTTGAATATCTCGAAAGAGTATACTAGAAGTATTGAGAATAGAAGTTGGGGCAGTGTTGGTTTTTTCAAAGACAAAGAGATTCCTAACTTTTCAACAGTTCCAACATAGAATAGCAAGCAGTTGTTGGTTCCAATTGTCACCACTCATTGAACAAATTTGCTCTGTCGTGGTGTTCTACTAAGACCAAAATTCAGTAATTGAATGGGTGGGGAGGCATAAACTCAGAGAACTATTTGACCAAGCATCTCTTATAGTTGGACATTGCATAAGACAGTGAATGATTGTTTCGTCCTCTTCTTGGCAATGGGAACACAGTGCCGGTGTTGCAGGAAATCTCCGGTGAATCTGGGTTAGAATCGAAAGCTGACTATGGAGGCACTTCTAAATAAACAGTTTGATTTTGTGAGGAAGTTTCATCTTCCAAAGGTTGATCCAGGGGACTTTTTGCTGCATATGAGTTGGACAGAGTTCAAGCGGAGGGTGTAAGAATAGGTACGCCAATCTATAGTCTGATATTGTATCATACTTCTTTTGTTTGTTCAATGCCCATTGGAGTGTGTCATCtctatctttaattttcaaagaTAGAATTCTAGTTAAAATATCACTTGAAAAGATCTCTGTAATTAACAGCTGATTccaaattctttttttaataattaggTCTTTTACTCTGGGAGCAACAATAGCCGAGTGTTGAACATTTATTGGCACAATGAATGGATATGGGGGAGGCAGCCATGTGTCATCAAACATACGAATGTTTATACCGTTACCTATTCTCCAGGTAAGTCCCTTCTCCACCACATTTCTACTTTGCAAAACACTTATCCATCCCTAAGAAGGGAGTGTTCCAGGTTCTGCATTTAGAATATTTTCGTTTCTGAAATATTTATCTCTGTAAATTTTGGccaatagaaaattaaaatgtGTTGTTATTCTCCAATACTATTTGCCTAACAGAGCAAGATTTTGAGTCTTAAGGTCTTTAAAACCAAtaccttcttcttttcttggGTGAGTCACAGTGTTCTAACTGATCCAGGCCAGTCgcctttcattttttttttacccCACCAAAACTGAGTCAGTAAAGAATGAATATCGGAGATTAGACTGTTTGATAATCTGAAATAGGAGAGAGTGTAAATCGAAATGACCTCCCCAGTTGCCTTTAATAAAACTAATCTTTCTTTAGCAGACAATAGGTTACGcttttaactttaaatttttttctgtACCTTCTCTTTAACCATATTAAAAGTAACTTTTTTTGATCTATTGACAACAGATGATAGCCCAAAATATTTATCCTAAACTCTTATGTGTGAAACATAATATACATCATAGTAATAAGTTTCTTCTATAATATAATTGAACCGTTTTTTAGGGTGTGAATAATTGAACTAACGGTTGCGGTAAGAAACTAACTAGAAATAAAGCCAACTTAGTCAACTAATTAAAAAACttatttgttacaaaataaaacaaaaaataatttttactataatgttttaaattttaaaattaaaaaaaaaattgacttaGTTGACTTATACTATAATTGACCCACTAGTCACCAAAAGAATACTATAATTAGCTCACTAAACTTTTTTAATGACCAGTAATTAATTAATAGTGACTTATTAACCCAACTAAAATATACCTTTAGAGCTTAATGATATTTGTAGTCCCCTAAAATATCATGTTGTTTTTGGTTAGTTAATTCCCTTCtaattaaaacttttttttcctaaatatataaataaaatttaaattttgtgacTTCTAGATGAATATAGATAAATTATGCCATTTGAACTATAGCTCATTAGCACAAATCTCAcgtaaataaaatttttagataatttatAGATGTTCATGAACTAGTTTTTGAGATTAAATTATATCCgctcaattttaattttaataatatagtattaaaatttatacGATCTAATgtccttattattattattattattattattattattattattattattattatttaataaagacataataattttaattttttttttaatttccagATTAGTCAACAACTCCTATTGATTTCcaatgttttatatatatatatatatatatatatagtattgaAGACTAAATGATGGGGAACAACAACACCACacaaaaaataagtaaaataaaaaatatttatttaaaaattactacattgatataaaaaattaatcatctTATTGTATGctaatatttcttttttattggaaaagaacaaacaaaaataataagagtttaaaatacttattagcaacagaaaaaaatcataatttttttttcaaaaacttaatctgaatttttatttatacacAATGAtatgtttatatttatatatacacATGGGAGCCACATGTGCAATTTAGGTATTAAAAGTACTTTAGAGGTACCAAATATAATCATCCAAATAGAAAATCAGTTACAAATTCACTGAGTGAGGTGTATCATATCATGTACTAAATGGAAATGTCACTAAATGCAGCAGCAGGCACAGCATGTGGATCATAATATGTTTGAGACAAACTTATATAAGTGAATCCTTTATTCTCTAATTCACATTTTCAGCATAACATAAAggtgtaaaagtaaaagctcaTCATATCCAATATAATTTCTAAGGTCAAATGTTGTAAAGTTACTCCAACTTTTAAGCAcctcaaaataaaaatttattatagcCCACGCTGTAGGACCAGAAACTTGAAGTTTCACTCAGGACAGTGATATCAGAACTAATGTTTTCTGGAAGCATAAAAATAGGTTCATATTGTCTGATGAGTCTATTGTGTTTTGATTTTATGCCAAGTTTTAAAGCCATTGCTGAAGACTAATTGAAAGAAATAGGATCATTATTGAAAGTCTCATTGTTGAAGAGTGGAAGTTTTAATTTGTTTGGTATATACTCTGTcttatttatttgttaattattaatatgattttattttgtGAAGGGGATGTATGCAATACAATGACATactaaattattaatatttgtaATGATTTTTGAAGCTTGTGGGGTTGAAAGAGAGAGCAGGGTAGCTCAACAACTTGTCATGGGCATCAGCATCAGCATGGACACAAATATGCACATCACTATActtttactctatatataattcaTAATCTTAGGGGAATCACATTCACTTGCAAATACAGATCATAACATGttcttaatattattattcattGAAACTAGAAAAGTCAAAATCAATTATATGACTTCTGTGGTCCTCtgcatttctttttcttcttcctctctcccACATGGGATCATGTAAATTTCACTCACTATATCATCACATCAAATACAACCATCACTCTATGTATAAACTTTAATCTCcctaaattaaaaatacttaaaatattTGACAAAATTACtggaaataattaaaaaattgagcATAATGAAATCTGTGTAGATCTGTGAAGAGAAGATGCCAAGCAAACACTGGTTCCTATACTTATAATTTTGTATTAACAAATTATTACAATAACTTAGTTTTCCAAAGACATACCACATTGTAATAAGAAACTAATTAATTAGTAGTAACAAAGATGAaacaaagtttaattttttcttaCAATTATTAAGAAGGGAATGCAGAATCAGAGAGTTCTGCGGcggcttgaagaagaagacgaagaagatGAAGAGCTTGGAAGGTAAACAATGGATTCAGAAACAGCACAAGTTCTCTTACAAGAACCATAAATGTCTGTGAATCCGAAACGATCACTGATACTCCTTGAAACCTTTGGTCCACTCCACAGATTCCTGTTTCTTGTTCTTGTTTCTTCATCTTGATCTTCTTTGGAACACTCTACAAGTGCTGCTAAGAATGGATCTTTCTGGAAGCTGGAGTTCTTCTTTCGAATTCTAGAAGCTTCTTGATCATGGCTACCGTGCTTGGTTGGCGGTGGCATCAATGGAAGGAGCTTcattgaagaaggtgatgaggGGATTCTCTTTGAACTCTGCTTCTTCGGGATGCCGGGAAGATGCTCCCAGGAGAACGGAACGCCGCCGGAGAATCTAAGAGGAGAAGCAGGGCTGAGGAGAATCTTGTTGTGGTCGTCATGGAAGTAGTAGAATGATGAAGATTCAACGGAGGATGAAGATGATGAGGAGAATGAAGGTGTTCTTCTAGATGAACATTGTTGTTTTGGAACAACCTTGTTGCCATGGCTCTGCTTCTGTTGCTGAAAACTATTAGCTGCCATTGTTgatgagcttcttcttcttcttcttcttcttcttaattTGAAGGTTTTATTTGTATATAGAGTTTAGGTCTATTTCcacattttaattatataatagcCATTTAGGAGAAGGACAACATGCAACTccttctttcttactttttatatttatattatttattattattattattattcttgttattaTTATGTAGATGCTCCATATATTCTTTGATTAAGTTCTTGAATACGAAATATTTAGGTAATAAATATAGAAACTTATTTCATTGTGTAAATAGAAATAAAGATGTAATTATCTATCTCAAGTACAAAAAAATTGTGTGTTTTAGTTCTTTTTATAAATAACAAACAGacatttaattagtaaatattagtgattttttttgtaaattaattttttaatttatatttttggagAATTCaagattttagaatttatattttaaaattaaaaaatgttaattagttaattagctGAAAAAATTGACTCTTTAATTGAATTATGAAAAACATgaaatatcattttttttagttttgtaTTTCTTAAAGACTTACAAATATTTGTAAGAATTTTTATTATGGAAAATGGatcctctttatttttttaacaattgaaagaataaagtgtaattttttactattaattttataaatatgacaaaaaataaatataaaaaaataaaaagttaaaaatcacactttatactcttaatttttttaacaatagaGAGAATCATGTCCTTCGTTATGCTATAAAAATCCACTCAACTAAGTCttggattattattattatgatttaatATAGTTTGATTGGGGCAATAAAGGGAGGtgaaaagggggggggggggggagggggGGATTTAAGATATTATTATTGAGTAAGAATAAATGACCCCATTGCATTCATGAAGGAAGAGTAGGGGGACAAAATGGGAAATGAAAAATTATGGAGGGTGTATAATGTATGTGTATATATAAATTGGGAGGGGTTGCTCTAAGGAGTGGTTAAGAAGCAATCACATGAATCGTCGCTGGCCAAACAAGGCATAAGGAATTGCACCTGCTAACAATAATACGAAAACGTTgagtgacaaaaaaaaatataacaaaaataattaaaatttatcttatttaattattaatagaattaataaatatttgGTCTTTTTTTATCACCTCATCATAAccgataataataataatacccTCGACACTAAGCAGATAAAGGTTTTAATCAAATTGGCTTTATGAGATGAAGGTGATCGAGGAAGTTTTGGAACTATAGCCTATATAATTAATTCCATCGAGAAATACACGTCTAATCATAAATGCTAGATATTATTATTGATTGTTATTACTATTGAATAGCCTTGAATATTTCAAGCCTCATCAATTTTGTGTTTGCtttagttcatttttttcagcTTCCCAACAGTTTGGGGGGCATTTTCGGGATTTGAAGTTATAGTACATTAGCACTATTATACTACTATCTATCTTCTTCTAATAACCTTTCCATTTCTAAGTATTTATTGATTGCACAAAGTTACAGTTTTGGAATGTGAAGTGAAATATGAACCAGAGAATTAAGTCTACTAACTTTAAGCACATGTTTGGCTTTGGTCGGTCACTCTTGTCTCAaaattttgttcaaaatttATAGTTATTATTTCACATGGTTCTCAACCCTTTTGTCTTGCCGTGGTTCAAATGGGCTAAAGTCATATTAAATTTATGATAaccaattattaaaaaaatatattatgtgcatattaaaaattaactaatatacatatatactatttttctcgatctattttttcatattttaatatgtatgtttaataaataataactaatttatttttagtaacAGTTATAAAACggattttttgttttaatagtGAAGAGTGAATAGAGTCTTACGTTAATATTACAAAAAATGAGGTTTTACAGTATTTTGGAGGAACTATTTTGTGCAAGTACAATACACAGAATACGTATTGCACTGATAATATACAGTTtatgtattataatttaatattaaaataatacaatataaagtttatgtattatttttaaaaattaaaaaaaatctgatCCGACAATCCACCTCTACAAATTCTACCGTCTCcagaattttacaaaataccgTAGTTTCTAATATTAAAGAATTACACCAATTCTTATCcaatatctaaaaaaaataaacctTATAAAACTTTTAGTTATAAACTACTAGTTTAATGCTTTGcgttttaaaatattattttcatgtGTAAGTATATTCAAGAAATTGGAAGTTAGTATTTTATTTCGGAATTTGATTGAATCaagaatataatttttaaagatttaggcagtaaaagataaaattcaaaatgaaaatgaacAGTCACactttataaataaattaaataagaagaaaaatattttgatgaagaaatatatataat from Arachis stenosperma cultivar V10309 chromosome 9, arast.V10309.gnm1.PFL2, whole genome shotgun sequence encodes the following:
- the LOC130951126 gene encoding uncharacterized protein LOC130951126, which translates into the protein MAANSFQQQKQSHGNKVVPKQQCSSRRTPSFSSSSSSSVESSSFYYFHDDHNKILLSPASPLRFSGGVPFSWEHLPGIPKKQSSKRIPSSPSSMKLLPLMPPPTKHGSHDQEASRIRKKNSSFQKDPFLAALVECSKEDQDEETRTRNRNLWSGPKVSRSISDRFGFTDIYGSCKRTCAVSESIVYLPSSSSSSSSSSSRRRTL